Proteins from one Bradyrhizobium roseum genomic window:
- the rpsG gene encoding 30S ribosomal protein S7, whose product MSRRHSAEKREVNPDPKFGNIIITKFMNSIMYDGKKSAAESIVYGALAMIEAKTKQGPLPVFEQALENVMPTIEVRSRRVGGATYQVPVEVRSVRRQALGIRWIITAARDRNEKTMTERLSAELLDASNNRGNAVKKREDVHRMAEANRAFSHYRW is encoded by the coding sequence ATGTCTCGTCGCCATTCTGCTGAAAAGCGTGAAGTGAACCCGGATCCGAAGTTCGGGAACATCATCATCACGAAGTTCATGAACTCGATCATGTACGACGGCAAGAAGTCCGCCGCCGAAAGCATCGTGTACGGCGCGCTCGCCATGATCGAAGCCAAGACCAAGCAGGGGCCGCTGCCGGTGTTCGAGCAGGCGCTGGAAAACGTCATGCCGACCATCGAAGTGCGGTCGCGCCGCGTCGGTGGCGCCACCTACCAGGTGCCGGTCGAAGTCCGCTCGGTTCGCCGTCAGGCGCTGGGTATTCGCTGGATCATCACGGCCGCGCGCGATCGCAACGAAAAGACGATGACGGAGCGGCTCTCGGCCGAGTTGCTCGACGCGTCGAATAACCGGGGTAACGCCGTCAAGAAGCGTGAAGACGTGCACCGGATGGCGGAAGCCAACCGTGCCTTCTCGCATTATCGCTGGTAA